The sequence below is a genomic window from Deltaproteobacteria bacterium GWC2_55_46.
TTCTCGAGGCCCACGGCTATTCCGTCCGGACCGCCTCGGACGGGAGGGAGTGCCTGGACCTTGCCAAAAAAGACCCTCCCACGCTGATACTGAGCGATATCCTCATGCCTGTGATGGACGGCTATGAACTTGCCTATGAGGTAAAAAAGGACGAGGCGCTAAAGAACGTGCCTGTAATACTCATAACCTCGCTCCTCGACAGGAAGGATATAGTACAGAGGGCCTCGGTGGTGGCGGACGGGTTTTTCACCAAGCCATATGACGAGAGGTATCTCCTGTCCAAGATAGAGACCCTGCTCTCCGAGCGCAAGGAGAGCGAGGACGCTCAAGGCATAGAGGTCTCGTTCTCCGGCGAGAAGTATCTGATATCTTCTGACAGGAGGCAGATCCTCACGTTCCTCCTTTCGATTTACGAGAACGCCGTCCAGCAAAACCGCGAGCTCGTCCATATGCAAAACGAGCTTCAGCAGCTGAACGAAAAGTTGGAGGAGAGGGTTTTTTTAAGGACCAGGCAGCTCCAGGAGTCAGAGGCAAAGCACAGGATGCTCCTGGAGACCAGCGCGGACGCGATCGTCGTGGTGGCGGAGGACAATACGCTGTTTTTCATGAACAGGGCGGCTGAGGCGCTTTTCGGCGTAAAGGCGAAGGGCCTTGCAGGCATGCCCTTTACCTTTCCGGTAGCCGGGTATGAGAAGCAGGATATGGAGATACAGAACGGGGGAGAGAAGGCCTACGCCGAGGTGAGGACAGTTAAGACCACCTGGGGGGAAGAGTCTGCCGTCCTTGCCACCTTTCGTGACGTGACGGAGAGGAAGCGGGTGGAAAAAGAGCTTCGGGAAAGCGAGCAGAACTTCAGGGCGCTCGCGGACAACGCCAAAGACGGCATACTGATAACCGGCGAAGATGCCTCCATCGTCTACTCGAACCTCCGGTTCGCGGATATGCTGGGCTATAATGTCAACGAGGTGTTCACGAAGGACTTTAACGGCATGATCAAGGGGGACGCGGAGCATGGGGAAGAGGTAACGCTTGAGGGCAAGGGTGGAATGACGGTGCCGGTAGAGCTGGCGGCTTCAAGGACGCTCTGGCACGGCGTGGACGCGACTATCGTTATCGTGAGGAACATCGCCGAGCGCAAGAGCCGAGAGGACGAGCAGCTTAAGGCCAGCAAGCTCGAGTCCCTCGGCACACTCGCCGGGGGCATAGCCCATGACTTCAACAACCTCCTTACGGCGATCATCGGCAACGTCTCTCTCGCGAGGCTCCTGGGGTGCGGGGAAAGGGGCACAAAGGCGCTAAACGACGCTGACAACGCGGCACAGAGGGCGAAGGACCTTACGAACCAGCTACTTACATTCTCAAGGGGCGGGGCCCCGGTCAAGAGCGTGACCTCTATAAATGGTATCGTGACCGATTCCGCGAGCTTCTCGGTCCTTGGGTCTAACATAAAATGCGAGATAAAACTGCCAGAGGACCTCGCGCCGGTCGAGGTGGACGCGGGACAGATAAGCCAGGTCGTCCATAACGTCGTCTTGAACGCCGTCCAGGCCATGCCCGGCGGCGGGGTGATAACGATATCGGCGGAGAACGTCAGTTTAACGAATGAGAGCGGCCTGCCCCTTTCCCCTGGCCGCTACCTGAGGATAGACATCAGGGACACCGGCCCCGGGATACCTGAAGAGCACATCGGCAAGGTCTTCGACCCGTACTTCACGACCAAAAAAGGGGGCTCCGGCCTGGGGCTTGCTACCGTCTACTCGGTCGTCAAGAACCACGATGGGTATATAAGCCTCGATACCAAGCCGGGCTCCGGAACCGTTTTCCATATATACCTGCCTGCTTCGGATACGGAGCTTGCTCCGCAGAAGGCGAAGGTGGTTGAAGAAAGGCCGTCGATCGGCCGCGGCAGGGTGCTTATAATGGACGACGAGGAGATGATAAGGGACATAGCCGGTAAGATACTCGTGGAACTTGGCTACGAGGTCGATTACGCGGCGAACGGCTCTGAAGCGCTTGAAAAGTACAGGGTCCGGATGGAGGCGGGCAGCCCCTTTGACGCTGTGATCCTCGACCTTACCATACCAGCCGGCATGGGCGGCAGAGAGGCCATAAAGAAGCTACTTGAGCTTGACCCTGGGGCCAGGGCGATAGTATCAAGCGGATATTCCAACGATTCGATAATGTCCGAGTACGCGAGGTTCGGCTTCAAGGCCGTGATAGCGAAGCCGTACAGGATCGCGGACTTGAGCAACGTGGTCAGGCAGGTTGTGGAGGGCATTTAAGCTTCACCATCTCCAATTTGATCGTGAGAGAGTCGCTGAGGGGGCAAAACTGCTTAAAAACTTGCCTTGAGATATCGAGATATGTTATAAGAAACATCCCCCGCCGCGTACGATGGGGTTTATAGAGTTACGCATCGCGGGCGAAATGTAACAGTTGTTTTTATTGCATGTCTAATATCACCCCGCAATTTTCCGCGGGGGGCTTTATTTGTTGACTGTCGGGGCGTGGCTCAGCCTGGTAGAGCACCGCGTTCGGGACGCGGGGGCCGGAGGTTCGAATCCTCTCGCCCCGACCAATCAATCAAAAAGGGATCAGCCGAAAGGCTGGTCCCTTTTTTCTTTACTCTGCTAAACCTCTCCATAATCTCTACCCCAATCAGTAAGAGTATGCGCACCTGAGCCATCAACCCAAAAAACTTTGGCCCGAATATGTTCTGTCTGGTTGTAAAATAAACAGAATTTTAAGGGAAAAAAATTTTGAAGGCCTGGGAAGTAATATGGTATAAAAGCGTATCTTGAAAAATCCATCTTTTTGTTGAATATATGCCGACACTTAACTGGTTAACGAAAGGCGAAGATATCAGGGCTGCTGGAAAAGCCCCGTACAGGCTGCTTGAGGCCGTGCCGGAGCATTCGGCAGGTTCAGCCAGCGAGAATATGCTTATTCACGGCGACAACCTTGAAGCCCTCAAGGCCTTGCTTCCTTACTACGCTGGCAAGATTAAGTGCATCTACATAGACCCGCCTTATAATACCCGTTCAGCATTCACCCATTACGATGACAGCCTTGAGCATTCGATCTGGCTTGCTATGATCTATCCGCGCCTTGAATTGCTTAGGGAGTTGCTTTCTGAAGAGGGAAGTATTTGGGTTTCAATTGATGACAATGAAGGGCATTACCTCAAGGTAATTATGGACGAAATTTTTGGGAGAAAAAATTTTGTTGCAAATGTGATCTGGCAAAAAAAATATGCCAAGCAGAACGACGCTAAATGGTTGAGTATAAGTCATGATCACATTTTGCTGTTTGCAAAAGACAAGGAATCATGGCGTCCTAATGAATTACAGCGAACGGAAAGTCAATTAAAAGGATATTCTAACCCTGATAATGACCCTCGTGGTCCGTGGCAATCTGTTGTCTATACATGCGCTAAGACAAGAGCTGAAAGGCCTAATCTATATTATCCAATTATCCACCCCAAAACAGGAAAAGAGATTTTTCCGAGTGAAACAAGAGTTTGGGGATATGAGCCAAAAAAACATGAAGAGCACATTAAAGAGGAACGAATATGGTGGGGTAAGAATTTTGAAAAAGACAAGCCTCGCCTGAAGTCCTACTTGAAAGAAGTCGGTGAGGGCATTGTTCCAGACACTCTGTGGTTAAGAGCTGATGCTGGCGATAACCAAGATGCTAAGCGCGAAGTTCGAGCTTTTAACGAGAAAGCGTCATTTGATACGCCAAAGCCGGAAAAATTAATTCAACGCATACTTCAGCTTGCTTCTAATTCAGGTGATTTACTTCTTGATTCTTTTCTCGGTTCTGGCACCGCCGCCGCTGTAGCTCATAAAATGGGCCGTCGCTACATAGGCATTGAAATGGGTGATCACGCTATAACGCATTGCGCTCCGCGTTTAAAGAAGGTTATCGAAGGCGAGCAGGG
It includes:
- a CDS encoding DNA methylase, which encodes MPTLNWLTKGEDIRAAGKAPYRLLEAVPEHSAGSASENMLIHGDNLEALKALLPYYAGKIKCIYIDPPYNTRSAFTHYDDSLEHSIWLAMIYPRLELLRELLSEEGSIWVSIDDNEGHYLKVIMDEIFGRKNFVANVIWQKKYAKQNDAKWLSISHDHILLFAKDKESWRPNELQRTESQLKGYSNPDNDPRGPWQSVVYTCAKTRAERPNLYYPIIHPKTGKEIFPSETRVWGYEPKKHEEHIKEERIWWGKNFEKDKPRLKSYLKEVGEGIVPDTLWLRADAGDNQDAKREVRAFNEKASFDTPKPEKLIQRILQLASNSGDLLLDSFLGSGTAAAVAHKMGRRYIGIEMGDHAITHCAPRLKKVIEGEQGGISQAVNWQGGGGFRFYKLGEPVFDENGQINPKVRFKALAAHVWFSETGIPYVGKANKPFLGIHNGIAYSLLYNGILGDKRVNGGNVLTRPVLKQLDKESGGFEGPWVIYGEMSRISVDSLRAEKITFKQTPYDVRAR